The DNA sequence CCCATGTTCCTTTCCTTTTGAACTGCTCTCTGGAGTTATCTTGGAGGctccttcctctctctctctctttctctctgtcTGACACTCTTTCTATCTGACACTCAAACAAGGTGAGTTTCAGCAGAAAGATTGAATTTTTATGagtatttgttgtttttgttgttcttaGGATCAGTTTAGGATGTTTAACATCAAAAGAAGTGGGCTTTTCGAGTGGCtttgtgatttgatttaatttgataatttgaacTGTTTGGGATGATCTTGTGGTTGGATTGATTGTGGTTTTGGCATAAAGGGATGATCTTTGATGAGTCTTTTGATTGTTCTGTTTTGGGGTTGGATTGATGAAGGTGGTTATTGGGTGTTCttggtttaaattgtttttGATTGTAGCATCATATGAGGCAAACCATGCAGATGTTTTACATTGATGAGAAATGGAAGGGGAAAAAATGATTGAAAGGAAGGGATTGAAGGGGATTAGAGGTATGATAGAACAGGATTGAATGATCTTTCCATACTCGAGCTTTTagaatataatttatatgaactTCATTGTGAGAgactttttattgcatttttcaTGAGAATTTCATCATTAGGATTTTGAAAAAGGAGCACTGTGGTGATTAACATTAGGCATCTGTATCATTAGGGCTGGAGTTTGTTGAAAGGAAACTTTGGGGCAATGGGGTGTTTCCAATTCACAAATGGAGAGAAGAAGGATGAGCTTCAACCAAAACGATCGGCTTCAGCTCGGTCAAGTAGTACTACTTCAACAGACCGGGATATGAGACGATCGGGATCTGAGTTCAATTCTCAGAATGTTTCTGATTTGAGCACCGACTCCATGGGGAGGTCTCCGTTCCCGAGTTTAGCTCAAAGGCCGAATAATCTCAAGATATTCACTTTCTCAGAGCTAAAGAGTGCTACGAAGAATTTCAGTCGATCACTCATGCTTGGAGAAGGTGGTTTTGGATCTGTTTACAGGGGCTCAATCAGGAGTTCTGAGGATCCTAATGCGAGGATTGAGATCGCTGTTAAACAGTTGAGCCGTAAAGGATTACAGGTAGACAAGCCTCCCCCTCTCTGTGTACTGTGCATTACAACTAATGATCTCTTTTCTGCATGATATAAATTCGATTATTAGATGAAATATAGTTTTGTATTTTCACACTCCAATGTGACTTGAAGTTTGTGGTGTTTGTGAATGAATTCTGTGATTAGGCATGACTTTGCTTGATTGAAAATTTAGAGCTCTTTCATTCAGAAATCATAACTTGAGTTCTGTTATTACTTTCCAATGTAAGTTAATTATAATCTGTATTCTGTTATTAGTTCAgtttatttatgttaaaatattttctttcagGGGCACAAAGAATGGTTGACTGAAGTGAATGTTCTTGGAATAGTTGAGCATCCAAATCTTGTGAAATTAATCGGCTATTGTGCTGAAGATGATGAAAGAGGGGTGCAACTGCTgcttatatatgaatttatgcCTAACAGAAGTGTCGAGGATCATTTGTCTATTCGATCAACCACACATCTTTCATGGGCAAGGAGATTAAGAATAGCGCTTGATGCCGCACGCGGTCTAACCTATCTTCATGAAGAGATGGATTTTCAGGTAATTTTTGTTGGCGCTTTTCATCGGATCTGGATGATATTGCCAACTGAATGTTAGAAGTATGTCGGCAAACATGCATGCTGCTGTTTAATGAATTGATTAGTTGGACTccaatgatgtttatttttaccTGTCAACAATAATACACAGATTATATTCCGAGATTTCAAAACGTCCAACATTCTCTTGGATGAAAATTGGAATGCTAAGTTGTCGGACTTCGGCTTGGCAAGACAAGGACCAGCTGAAGGATTAAGCCATGTATCAACAGCGGTAAGTGTGAATCATATTGCTTACTTCTAGTGTTTGTTGAATCATATATTAAACATCAAACACTAGAGGCTTAAAAAGTAGTTAATTCTCATCTTCTCAATCACTTCTTCACTATgataattgattgatttttcaaGATTCATGTTGATAATGAATGTGAATCTAAATTATGCCGAATTTCAATAGGTTGTGGGAACCATTGGATATGCTGCACCTGAATACATGCAAACCGGGAGGCTGACCACAAAGAGTGATATATGGAGCTTTGGAGTTGTTCTTTATGAGCTCATCACAGGCCGCCGTCCTCTAGACAGAAACCGACCAAGAGGCGAACAGAAACTACTAGAGTGGGTGAAACCATATATTTCTGACATCAAGAAGTTCCGCATGATCATAGATCCAAGAATAGAAACAAACTACTCATTGAAGTCTGCAATGAGACTCGCTGCGGTTGCTAACCGTTGTTTGATGAGGCAACCAAAGACAAGGCCTAAGATGAGTGAAGTGCTAGAGATGGTGCAGAGAGTTGTCGAAACTGCAGAATGCGGAGCTCCGGAGCTACCAATGACGATTAAGACTGTTGATGATCAAAAAAGTAATGAGGAGAGGAAAAAGAGGGGATTGAGTTTGAAGAGATTGGGCATGTCGATGGTTCCGAAAAGAAGTGGAGAATCAAAGATGAGTGATGGGAGAAGACTTGTTTGGCATGGGTGGACTCCAAAGCTTGTGAAGATAAATTGAGAAAGAACAAACATTttctgaaaaaaagaaagaaaagaaaaagaaaattgcaGCATGCTGAGTTTTCACTAAGAAGAAACAATGGAGAAAGAAAAAGGTTAATTGGAgtataataacttttttttttttttgctttgtgaTAATCTGTAAAATAACTGCATTATgtgtcttttttgtttttaccaaATTACACATGTATATTGATTGCAGCAGAAATTGTGTTACAAGTTTGAAGCATTTAGGGGAAAAAGTTTTGTGAAACCTTAATAGGATTACTGATGATGTGGGAATTATCTGTAAATGATCACTGTGAAATTGTGAATTTATGATTTactaaattttattgaaaattgttatatctaaatatatttttgtatgggttattattaattattgtttgaatttgttAAAAATCCGCATGTGTATAATAATTTTGAGATACTGAATAATAGTCTTATTTCATAATTGctggttattattattagattttgtGCATCTTGATTTAacttatgtttattttagtgTGTATTGAATGACAATTATTAGTGTAGGCTTGTATACTCATGCTACAtgatattgattatatatatggcTAAGTCacaattaaaaatagaatttttggGTGTTCTTTgacatattttttgtttatcgtttttgttttatttttattatgtagttaattttttaaaaataaaaaatatatttagatacACAGTTGTTgtgcattttaaaaaattgaaaatacaaaagatatttggttacaataaaattattgtgacatttctttctcaaatttttattttcattattattatcaaaggttttttttttatattagtttacttaattatattaataaaaaaaaataaaaatatgcaattgATAATGTATCCCTCAAATATATCTCATATAGATTATGTTTGCTTGGACTTATTCTCCTATCTCTCACTCTTCTTGTGAAGTAATTTTCCCAGAAAGCACGTGTCCCTTTAAAAGTTTCAAAAATACTCAAACTTTACTATTTgaaactataaaatttatacattttgatAACTTCCTAGAATTGAATCACAATTTCATCTCTAAGATGAGTCATTTGCTGCAGCTGACTTGGTGTAACATTAACTTTCATGTGATTTTACGATGTTGATGCTCctaaggttttattttcattattaatcaTGAGagatcttttcaaaatttttaaacaccAAGTCTCTTATCCTGTGTATCCTAATAAGATTATTCACAGTCCAACATGCACAAATTGATTCTTGAATTTAAAACACCCACAATAACCATATAAAGTGCACAAATTGATAGCAATAATGATGTTAGTGAACAAAGCATCTCAATCATCACCTATCTTATTTATTCcgaagaaaacaattaaaaatattgcaCATAATCAATGAGATACTAAGAAATTTTTTAGCAGTAGTTCCAAGTTTCATAAAAAAAGCAGACATGctctcttaatatatatatatatatatatattgaaaattccTAAATATCTAGATAAACAATTGATAAAGAGATGTACTCAAAATTCAAATTacaaaatgttaaaattatagTTACCTGCCTTGTTTCTTGGACAAACTAAAGACTACAAAATGTGGGTTTTGGATATTGTTACGTGATTAAGTGGTTATTTCGTATTAGTTTTAAGAATTTGGATGTAATGAGTTAAAGATAGTTTGTAATATTTGTTATGTGTTTGTAATGTTTTTACTTTATAGGTGAGTTGAGTTATTTGAATGGATAAGAAGAATAATTATTTGCTCTTTTGGGGAATATACTCTTATCTCGTTATTAGACattgatttcttcttattattatctcatactgataagtgctcgtgcgatacgaatgcgaaacgttcattccttatgttgagcattatttttctcgggtttttacactaatatgtgtgtttttatgttacttttatgcaggtagagttgtgaggccgagtatgaaggaaataggccaatgtggatcataatgcaccaattttggagaaaatcttgctaaagtttaaacgcgaagacataggtcaggtgtgagatgatagagtgtgtgccaacctcctcatattcgagtgggcacatccatttggatgggcacaaaggcagtcacattcgagaatttcgacttatgcacatagaacaagagctccaccaacgtgtacaccattgaagaagcaagtgatccacgacgtgaacgtgtgcccgcttgcgttaccccaatgaaagtatggaatagggaagctattcaggttgaCATCGTAGGGAGAAACCGTAGCATCATTGTAGCATATCATCGTAGCAAAGATCGCTCACAAagtcggccgagaaaccagagaacagagaatccacacgggcgtgtggaaattatccacgccgtgTGGAGATTCCGCacggcgcgtggagcatccacgccctgtagtcgcctcgattccactctatttaaagccgatttagccccgattttggtattcttttctcatctttttccccaacttgagagagggcttcggctaggggtttcgaTGGGTAtcgccaaggttttggagaggttctacggctccgacatcgctcattccttagggaagaaggttggtaggggagcttccgtcgagccgtatcctataccggacaagggaatccttggacgacgagtagaggactttccacaagaccatcgacacgactatcgagggggtttctttatggattcattgtttttacattctatttctttgattgtacttagctccatggagagctagacccctagtgggtactcgggtattgtgaaccctaggatgtatttgtttctttgaacctctttattatgctttcaataaattgatgtttattatgagttccaaccttgaatgcttgattatatgaacacttcccctagagtgacactagggttgagagttcttgttggtaaccttgtgagtgagtgacacaccacgagcgttagacaaagctaggttggagagggttgagagggtgagtcgagaggtacaggagcgtcccctttcccctccgacgtgatagattctacctccgttcctcgagttctttgcggttatagtagagtgaatgatctaagggatgaacttccgctggggcttagttgcgcgtgcaacggagtgaagcgttgaggtgatcttagtatctagggctcaattgtggttagggaccttccacctggaccaaagggttaggtctataattaggaagagatttatcacttggaatccctagagctcattgcaactctatgcgagtgcgaggtgttgagattgttcgatttctcctccgggatatgtatagagttaggcatagttgaccttagatttgggactatctaattaaggattttcacgactcaccattgcattgattaggaagctaaatagagggttcttgcacttgaaacacttatcctaggcagagcattatccgggtaccccatctttatccattgccttacccccttctttacttttgctctcttacttgttgcttttattgttaagaattgaatcattgtcacactcattatcattgatcttttacatagctaacaatcaaattaagtatttttattccctactccctgtggattcgatacccactcacccgggattattacttcgacaaacccgtgcacttgcgagatatacgcaaggggatcttgtcacctaCATATTAGACTAATCATATTAAGCTATCCTTGTACAATGCAATATATGAATAAGTACTATCACcatcttcaaaatattatttggtaCCAGAGCAATTGCCTAAACCCCAAGTCTAATCCAAGTAGCCGCAGCCATGGCCGAGGAGTAAGCAAAGTTGCCACATCAATCTTTTGTCTTTTACTTGCATCCCACCGACAACCCGTAAAGCACACTCATCTTGTATGTTTTGACCGAAGACAATTATCCTACTTGGGTTAGAGCTACGAGAAAATTGTTAAAGGCAAAGAACAAATTAGGGTTTGTGAATGACACAATCACCAACCCGGGTCCGACATACCTAAATATCAAAAGGTGGGAATCATGCAACAATATGATTGCATCATGGATCTTTAAAACAGTGAAGAAGATGCTCTGGAATAGTGTGATATTTGTGGGAGATGCGAAGAGGATGTGGGATGAACTAAAACAACTATTCTCCTAGGGCAATGCACCAAGAATCTACCAAATCAAGTCCGAGCGTAGCCTATTGCGATAGGAGTGgcgctgataagtgcttgcgtgttaagaatgcgaagtattctttccttatgatgagcattacttttatcagattttagcgctaatacatgtgtatttgtgttcttttgcacatatagggttgtgaagccaaatatcaaagaaagaagccaaagtagatcgtgaatgcactttgttgatgaatcttggagtgaacaaatgtgaagacacaagttgtaatCTAAGACATAAGAGTGTgcgccaacctccattattgcCAAGCAAATATATagtttggagaggcacaagggcagtcacattcgcatGTCCCGACttatgcaatgctagcaagatcgtCGTCAAATGGACTTTtagttgaagatgcaacgcgatctacgacatagatgtgtgcccgtttatgttgcctcaataaaAAGTGTgtattcgggagtatttttttagCGGAGTACTGCAAtatgttactgtagcaaatcaatgtaataATTTACTGTAATaatttactgttcacagcctaaaaaaaatcaagattctagagaatccacacgcccgtgtggaatctccaaaggggcgtgtggaaaatccacagagccgtgtggattcccaattccagcctatttaaagccgcgattcagcccgatttcagaatccctttttccatcttttctccaacttttgggaggccggcggctagggtttagagaggcattggcaaggcttttggagtggttctacagctttgacaccgcgtttctcttggaagatagctattgggggagctttcgtcggcatcgatccaacgaggtgtgccctaggcttgatgagggtacctttggagaggatgaggctactccataagaccatcgacacgactaccaaggggttttcctatggattacttgtttttactttcgattttactattgattgtatcttgttccatggagagctaaacccctagtgggtacttgaatttgtgaaccctaggatgtatttgtttcattaaccttttattatgctttccttaattgatgttttaagtgagttccaatcttgaatgcttgttgaatgatttctccttagagtgacactagggttgagagttcacattagtaatccttgtgagtgagtgacacaccatgagggttagacaaagctagattggagagggtcgagagggtgattcgagaggtagcggagcgtttcttttcccctccggcgtgatttatcctacttctaTTTCCTagaattctttgcggtcacaataaagtgaaatactaagagaggaactccactggggcttagttgtgtgagcaacgGAGTAAagagttgaagtaatccttagtatctatggcttaattgtgactaggggccttcgcctggaccaaagggttaggtctacatataggaatagggtttatcacttggaatacttAGAGCGttttgcaactttgcacagtatgaggtgttgagactaatcgatttctccgcttgggcatagtatagagttagtcacgactgaccttaggtttgggaccgtgtatcttaagATGTcaatgactcattgagcattagttaggaaaaatattagttggttttgcacttgaagcgataatcctaggtggaacaatattcGAGTACCCTACTtcatatcgattgtctttcctctcacttatttgttcctctctttgttatttcttttatttttgcctacattacatcttatcaacacaatcattgtttcatcttcgcttggttaagtagcaatcttggtgtttttattccctacttcctgtggatacgatacccactcacctgcgatttattactttgacaaatctgtgcacttgcaggtcacacgcaaggggcgtgtcaagtttttggcatcgtttccggaataggcattttggaaacactttgcactttgctattttagctatttaccattcattATGTTTCACCTTTTCTCTTTCTATCATCGGGACAAGTAACTGTTTTTGAATCAGAACCAACCACCACTCCTTTCTGGTCCggctctcttatttgtttttctttcttttggtgcagctctaggttatgacccgagggaacccttcgatattcaTAGAagatgatcctgaacttgaacgtacactcagaagaatgggtaaagaacctgtgaaagaaccatccaatcaagctgaaatagaagttgaagggtcagacaATATGGCAAAGCAGAATGAataacagagaacactttctgactaTGATAGATCCTCAGTTTTGAAAGTGTgtattcgggagtattttttttggtgaagtactgtagcaagctactgtagcaaatcaatgtagcaattactgttcacagcctaaaaaaaaaaatcagaattccagagaatccacactcccgtgtggaatctccaaaggggcgtgtggaaaatccacagagccgtgtggattcccaattccagcctatttaaagccgcgattcagcccaatttcaggatcctttttcctatcttttctccaactcttcagaggcttgcggctaggatGTAGAGAGCTAttggcaagtcttttggagttgttctatggctttgacaccgcatttctcttgtaagatagctattgggggagttttGGTCGGCACCGATCCAATGAGGTGTGCcgtaggcttgacgagggaacctttggagaagacgaggctactccacaagaccatcgacacgacttccaaggggttttcctatggattacttgtttttactttcgattttactattgattgtatcttgttccatggagagctaaacccctagtgggtacttgaatttgtgaaccctaggatgtatttgtttcattaaccttttattatgctttccttaattgatgttttaagtgagttccaatcttgaatgcttgttgaatgatttctcccttagagtgacactagggttgagagttcacattagtaatccttgtgagtgagtgacacaccatgagggttagacaaagctagattggagagggtcgagagggtgattcgagaggtagcggagcatcctctttccccttcggcatgatttatcatacctccatttcctagagttctttgcagtcacaatagagtgaagtactaagagaggaactccgctggggcttagttgagcgagcaacagagtaaagagTTGAAGTTattcttagtatctggggcttaattgtgactaggggcctttcgcctggaccaaagggttaggtttatatatagaaatagggtttatcacttggaatccttagagcgttttgcaactttacacagtgtgaggtgttgagactgatcaatttctccgccggggcatagtgtagagttactcacggttgaccttaggtttgggaccgtgtatcttaggatgttcacgactcattgagcattagttaggaagcatattagttggttttgtacctgaagcgataatcctaggcggaacaatattcgAATACCCTACTtcatatcgattgtctttcctctcacttatttgtgcctctctttcttatttcttttatttttgtctacattacatcttatcaacacaatcattatttcatcttcgcttggttaaatagcaatcttggtgttttcattccctactccctttggatacgatacccactcacctgggatttattacttcgacaaacctgtgcacttgcaggtcacacgcaaggggtgtgttaggCGCAGTGTGGCTGACTACTTCAGGCATCTCAAGGCTTTGTGGGATGAGCTTTCGGAATACTCGATGGTCTCAGAATGCATGTGTGTGACTGGTGCTAAAGTTGCCAAAgacaaaaggaagaaaaaatccACCAATTCCTTATGGGCCTTAACCATGAGACTTATGGGATGATGAGATTTTAGATCTTGAGCATGGAAACTCTTATAAACATGAATAGGGtatatttgttgattttccAACAATGACAATGAACAGTTACTCGTGGTAGGAAATCCAAGGAGAAAGTAATGATGGACACCTTTTATGCTACAAGCGGAAGAAGGGATCGTGCTTGAACTGACCAACATTACAAACACAATgtcaactgataagtgcttgtgtgttgagaatgtgaagtgttctttccttacaatgagcattacttttaagaaatcttggaaggaacaaacgcgaagaaaagaagccaaaagtagatcgcaaatgcactatttgatgaaatcttgaaaggaacaaacgcgaagacacaagttgggctcaaagatacgtgaatgtgtgccaacctccatgtattcaagcaattacaatgatttggaggggcacaagggtagtcacatttgcgtattctgacttgtgcattgatagcaagatcttcaccagtgaacccgtttattgaagaaccgatgcgatctacggaatatttttggcggagtactatagtaggtactgcagcaaatcattgtagcaatttactatagcagttactgtttacagcccgcagaaaatcaaaaattcagagaatccacatgggcgtgtggaaattccacacgcccatgtggaaattctacaggggcatgtggagcatccacaggaccgtgtggatgcccgattccagccctttaaaagccgcgattcagcccagatttctccatcttttccctatcttttcttccacctttccccatctttggaggcgcccacGGCTAGGGTtcggagaggctttggcaaggctttggagaggtttgacgatcttcgacaccgcgtttccttcggaagagagctattgggggagctttcgtcggcaccgatccggcgagttgtgccctaggtttgacgatgGGACCGTTGAAGAAGATGTGGCCGATCCATGATAAGtgtcactgtagcacatggagagttttcaagtcagaaattgaaccatggcatacggcctcaatgctgcccgggatGGATCttgggatgattactgtagctattgaa is a window from the Dioscorea cayenensis subsp. rotundata cultivar TDr96_F1 chromosome 2, TDr96_F1_v2_PseudoChromosome.rev07_lg8_w22 25.fasta, whole genome shotgun sequence genome containing:
- the LOC120277435 gene encoding serine/threonine-protein kinase PCRK1-like, coding for MGCFQFTNGEKKDELQPKRSASARSSSTTSTDRDMRRSGSEFNSQNVSDLSTDSMGRSPFPSLAQRPNNLKIFTFSELKSATKNFSRSLMLGEGGFGSVYRGSIRSSEDPNARIEIAVKQLSRKGLQGHKEWLTEVNVLGIVEHPNLVKLIGYCAEDDERGVQLLLIYEFMPNRSVEDHLSIRSTTHLSWARRLRIALDAARGLTYLHEEMDFQIIFRDFKTSNILLDENWNAKLSDFGLARQGPAEGLSHVSTAVVGTIGYAAPEYMQTGRLTTKSDIWSFGVVLYELITGRRPLDRNRPRGEQKLLEWVKPYISDIKKFRMIIDPRIETNYSLKSAMRLAAVANRCLMRQPKTRPKMSEVLEMVQRVVETAECGAPELPMTIKTVDDQKSNEERKKRGLSLKRLGMSMVPKRSGESKMSDGRRLVWHGWTPKLVKIN